DNA from Thermococcus sp. LS1:
AGACACTTCAGTATACCTTGGGCAATGGGGGAGCAAGTGTCACGATTACTAACATACTTAAAGCCGTCAAAATCACCGTTGATAATACCGGGGAGAATTGGGTTCGCTGGACTTACAAATTTAACAGAGATCTCGGAGTTGGGGATGAATGGGTCAATGTAGAGCCAGGATACATGTTTTCACTGAGAATTCCAAACAAACACGTCGAGGCTAGTCAGAAATTTACAATAACCGTCAATTGGGTCGATAACATACCTCTCTCTCCAGACATTCATGCATCAAATACCCTAGTCTATTATTGGGACTGGAGCATAAATTAGCATCCCTTTGGATTCATATTTTTGTTACAAGAGGATACTAGTGAATCGGTTGATTAGATGCATCCTATTTATCTTTTATCTTTATGATGCCAAAGCCTTATAACTCCACTCCCAACTTCAATTAGGTGCGAGGCATGCCCGGAACGATCAGCAAGATAGTTCACTTCCGCGATGAAGAGGAGTTCCTTGAGGACATGATGGAGATAGTGGAGAGGTTCACGTATCTGGCGAGCCGCTACGGCCACAACGTCATAGAGGGTATTCTTCTCTGGGACTACATAGGTATCCAGGACGAGGAGGGAGTTAAGATATTCCGTGTTGGCGAGTTTCCCTACTTCGAGGGCACGCTGAAGCTCGACCTCGAGACGCTCAGGATAATGGAGCGCTACTTCGATGAGATGGAGAGCAAGTGGGACGAGCTCCGCGTGGAGGACATCGCATACTTCGTGGAGATGCTGAACGAGGCTCTTGGGAGGGAGATAGTCTTCTATGAGGCCTACGACCTTGGTCTCGACAGGAACACGGCCTACATAATACTCAACCTCCTGAACCTACAGTACCTTGAGAGCGTCGTTGAAGGCACGGACAGGGAGATATTCGAGGAAGCTGTTCAAATGCTCATGAAGTATATTTGATTCAATGATTACAGAATTATGTAATTATGCAATTGCAAAATGAGGTGGTGGCTGTGCTCTTCAAAAAGAGGGGCGTCTTCACTGAAGAGGATGCGAGAAAGGTCATAGAGATAGCGAGCAGTGAGAATGTCAAGGAGATAATAGTCATGGCCGAAAGCGTAACCGAGGAGGCCAAGAGGCGCCTCTGGGACTACGCGAGAGGAGTCCAGCTCATGGCCGACATGACAGGCGAAGATAGAAGCGTGCGTGTTGAGATACTCGAGGGCTATGTTAGCGAGCACGTGAAGGGAATCGACCTCGATGAGGTGTGAGCATGAAACTCATAATGGCCGAGGTGTTCAACAGCTGGCAGGGGGAAGGAGGGAGCGTTGAGGGTTCTGCCTTTGGACGGAGGCAGATATTCGTAAGATTCGCCGGCTGCGACCTTAACTGTATCTGGTGCGACTCGAAGGAGTTCATAGATGCCTCCAAGGTCTTGCGGTGGCGCTATGAGGTGGAACCTTTCACCGGAAAGTTCGAATACAAGCCTAACCCGGCGAGCTTGGATGAGGTAGTCGATGCCATTCTGAGGCTTGACACGGGGGATATACATTCCATAAGCTACACCGGCGGCGAGCCAACGCTTCAGGTCAGGCCGCTCAAGGCCCTCATGGAGAGGATGCACGAGCTCGGCTTTTCAAACTTCCTTGAGACCCACGGTAGTCTTCCAGAGCTGATTAAGGAAGTAGCTCATCTCACAGACTACGCCAGTGTCGACATAAAGGACGAGACCGCTAAAGCTACGGCCGACTGGAAAGCTCTCGTTCTCCGTGAGGTAGAGAGCATCAGAATCCTGAAGGAAGCCGGCGCAGAGACCTACGCCAAGCTCGTGGTGACAAAGGACACAAAGATAGAGAACGTCCGCTGGTATGCCTCCCTCCTGAAAGGCCTCGCACCACTTGTTATCCAGCCAAGGGAGCCGATCGAGATAAGCCAGGAGAGACTCATGGAACTCTACCACGAGACGGCAAAGATTATGGGCAAAAAGAACGTCGGTTTGAGCTTCCAGGTGCATAAGTACTTTGGGATATTATAAAAAAATTTATAAATCTCGAATTACATAATTCAAGGATTGGGAAGGGTCATGACTTCAAATCATTGTCAAGAATGTGAAAACTGTGCATTCACAACAAGAGCATTAGTTTGGCTAGCTAGACAAAGTAATACTTTCCAGTACCTTATAAAAATTGCCATATATTTTATATTTTTCTGGGGTTTGGGAGTGTTACTGATTATGATATTGCACCATAACACCACTTTTTCTGAAAAAATGCCCTATACACACGTTAATCCAATTTATTTTGGGTTTGTAGGGGCAATTTGGGAAGCTTTAAAAATTTTTGTATATAACAGTATTAGTATGCCTCCAACATTTATGCCAAAAACTAATAGTGTTCTGATTGTGTTAACATCGAAATCTATCCCAAGAAGCAAAAATATAATTGACTTATCACTATGTGATTACCCTGGGAGAAACGTTTTTATTCATGAGTTTAAAAACAAAGATAGTCCTGTGAAATCAGTAGAATGCTTGATGGAATTTATTAGGACATTTATCGAAACAAAATTAACAGTTAATTTAGCATATTACAAATTATATAATACTGCTTTTGCATTTATAATTGGTAGGATGATGTATCTCAGAGGCTATGATCATAAAGTGTATCATAGATGGGGATGTATATTCTCTTCAAGATACAAAGATCAAGAGCATAAAAAGTCCCGCAAATTTGATGAGATTGTGAGTGTCTTAAACAGATCTTTCTTGATAAGTCTCGAAGTTCTTAAAGCAAATAATGGTGAGATCAGTAGCGAAAAGATCCCAATAGGCAAATTTTTGTCTATCCAAGATATTTTGCAGGAGATTATTGATTTTATTAATAACACGGGAGGATACTCTGAGAAAACAATGATACTTCTAGATTCGACTATGACTGAGCTTTCAAGAGAGGCTCTTTGTAAGCTAATAGATAGTGATGTTATCGAAAAAGTGATTATACTGAGAGCCAAGGTGAAAGACTCAAGGTATAGGGATAAATTGTATTCGCATGAGGTATCAGCAATAGCTATATTATTTGAGCAAGTGTTGGATGAGGTATACAGAACGTATTCCACAATGAGCACACCTGACTTCTCTATTAATATTGCATTTAAAACTCCCTCTGCAATAGCTCATTATATCGGATATAATGCATCACATGTAAATTACAAGGTTTTTATGTTCGATGTTGATTCCGGAGAATACACAAATGTTTACAAAATTAAAGGTAACAACATAATCCCAGATGATATATAACAATAATAAAAACGTTAGAGGCGATGATGACATTGGCCTTTGGGGTTAGTGATGCCCGGGATCGACGGCCTGAGCCAAAAACTTTTAACCTTTAACTTCCTCCCAATTTCTGGTGGTAATAATCGAGGTCCTCAAGTGCGAGCACTGCGGCGCTCCGCTCGAGACGACGCCGGAGGATATAATAGTCGTCTGCCCCTACTGCGGCTATCCGAACGCCTATGATGAAGTCTTCGCAGAGGATAACGTCTTCTTCGTGGAGAGCCTTCCAAAGAAGGAAATCCTGCGCCTATTCTGGGAGAGGGTTGAGAAGGACAAAGACTTCCTCGGACTCCGGAGAAAGATAAAGATTGCGAAGGTTGAGGGAGTTTACGTTCCCCTCTGGTTCGGCAAGGTGGAGGGAAGAGGGTACGTCCGCTTCATGGACTACGAAAGAAAGGGCAACAAAAAGAGGAAAGTCGTGAAGTACCACGAGTTCGAGGACGATTCAGTCGTCTGTATTCCTGCCAGGAGAAGCGTTTACGACATAGCCGTCGAGGCATTGGCAGAGAAATTCGAGCGCGGCGGATACATTACGTTCAAGGAGCTCAGAAACACGCTCAAATATATGATGGGGGTTAGACCGATCAAAGAATTAACGCCCGAGAAGTGGGAGGGTCTTAAGCTGGAGTTCCTGAACACTGATTTTGGTAAGGAGCAGGCCAGAGTAGCGCTGCTTGACAGAGCCTCGGATCTGGCCAAAGAACGTCACGTTCCCAAGGACAAGCCCCTGAAGGCCTTTGCCTTTGGCGGTGACGTTGAAGAGGTTGCCCTTGTCTTCTACCCGCTCTGGAAGGTCTACTGCGACTTAGAGGGTGGAACGTATTTCGTGGCCTATGACGGCAGTAAGGGGAGGGAAGTTATAGCGCTGGAGCCCGTCAGGATATGGCGTAAGGTAGCTTACTTGGCCACGGCCCTATTGGGGGTTGGAATTGCGGCTTTCTTCTCCATGTTCTACGGAAACTTAGCTTACTGGGACGTGGTTGCCCACGCCAGACAGGGTGCTCTGGGTATGCTGGTCCTTCCGGGTCTTGGGGCTTACTTTGGCTACGAGCTTGCGAGGGGGTACGGAAGGAAGATGGCGCGCGATGTGAGGGTTGAGAGATGAAAGTCAAATGTCCTAACTGCGGAGCGGAGTTTGAGAGTGAGGAAGCTGGAATAGTCACCTGCCCCTACTGCGGCTTCCAAATCAAGCTCGGTGAAGCTAAGACCTTCACCTACGACCTAAAGGTCGAAAACCCCTGGAGGCCTTTAAGCTCGTTCATCAGACTCCAGAGGCTCTCGCCCAATGACGTCGAGTGGAATGCAAGAATCCTGGAGCGAGAACTGTTGTACATTCCCTTCTACGTCTTCTTTGTGAAGGCCGAAGGGCTTGCCCACAGCGGTGGACTCTCGACGGCCGATGGGCGAGTTGAGTTCTTCAACTACGTTACCGTTCCAGCCGCTGATGGCTTTGACGAGCTTATTAACTACCCGTTGCCGACGAGGGGCAGGCGCTACTTCGATGGAAATGTGAGGGGAAGGCTTGTCGAGAAGAGCCTCAATGAGGGAGATGCTGAGAAGAGGCTGAAGAAAGAGATACGCGAGCTGCTGAAGATGGAAGCCAAACGCTATTTCCACTGGAGAAGCGTGAGCATGGGCATGCCGACCTTCGAGCTCCAGTTCGACGGCCTCGTTTACTATCCCATCTGGAAGCTGAAGTACAAGTACGGCCCCTTCACCTACCGCGCCTATGTTGATGGCGCCGACGGCAGAATTCCCTATGCAGAGTTTCCCATCTCTTTCACGAAGAGAGTTATTAATGCCCTCCTCGGGTTCGGTCTCCTCGCATCGGGCTTCTTCTTCGGGAGATTCTTCATGCCCTATGGAGCCACTGCAGTTCTTGGCTCCATGGCAGGGGCGCTCTTCGGAGCGTGGCCGTCCTTAAAGCGAGCCTTCCGCTTCCACGGGAAGGCCAGCGAGCACAGGCTTTTGAGCGAAGTCGCTGAGGATTTCGCTCCGGAGGAAGAGGCTTTTGGTACGATAAGGCGCTTCCTGAAGGCCCACTTCTAAGCCGTCAAATTTTTAAATCCCCACTATTTTAGTAACCGACGGGAAGATTAATGAGGGGAGGTGAACGCATGCCGGTCATCGAGGAGGTCGCGAAGGTTTCCTTCGAGAGGGTCGGCATGCACTCCCATATAAGGGGCCTTGGCCTCGACGAGAACGGAAAGGCGAAGTTCATGGCCGACGGCATGGTGGGGCAGGTTAAAGCGAGAGAAGCGGCTGGAATTGCCGTCGAGCTCATCAAGCGCGGAAAGCTCGCTGGAAAGGGAATCCTCCTTGTTGGTCCAACCGGGAGCGGTAAGACGGCAATAGCCATGGGAATAGCGAGGGAGCTCGGCGAAGATGTGCCCTTTGTCCAGATCGCCGGAAGTGAGATTTACTCCGCCGAGGTCAAGAAGACCGAGTTCCTGAAGCAGGCCCTCAGGAGGGCCATAGGCGTTAGAATCAGTGAGGAGAGGAAGGTTTACGAGGGTGAAGTCAAGGAGATTGAAGTCAGAAAGACGAGGCATCCGTTCAACCCGTACGTGGAGATTCCGGAGAGCGTGATAATAACGCTCCGCACGAAGGACGACGAGAAGACCATAAGGGCCGGCAGGGAGATAGCCTACCAGCTCATGGAGCTGGGCGTTGAAGAGGGCGACGTCATACAGATAGACGCTGAGACGGGCAGGATTTCAAAGCTCGGAACTGTCAAGGAGGAGGAAGGCCTCTTCTTCAAGAGAAAGGTCAACCTGCCGAGCGGCCCGGTGCTCAAGATAAAGGAGTTCACTTACACCGTCACGCTCCACGACCTCGATGTTGCGAACGCGAGGGGAAACATCTTCGGACTGCTCTT
Protein-coding regions in this window:
- a CDS encoding 7-carboxy-7-deazaguanine synthase QueE; amino-acid sequence: MKLIMAEVFNSWQGEGGSVEGSAFGRRQIFVRFAGCDLNCIWCDSKEFIDASKVLRWRYEVEPFTGKFEYKPNPASLDEVVDAILRLDTGDIHSISYTGGEPTLQVRPLKALMERMHELGFSNFLETHGSLPELIKEVAHLTDYASVDIKDETAKATADWKALVLREVESIRILKEAGAETYAKLVVTKDTKIENVRWYASLLKGLAPLVIQPREPIEISQERLMELYHETAKIMGKKNVGLSFQVHKYFGIL
- a CDS encoding RuvB-like helicase, translated to MPVIEEVAKVSFERVGMHSHIRGLGLDENGKAKFMADGMVGQVKAREAAGIAVELIKRGKLAGKGILLVGPTGSGKTAIAMGIARELGEDVPFVQIAGSEIYSAEVKKTEFLKQALRRAIGVRISEERKVYEGEVKEIEVRKTRHPFNPYVEIPESVIITLRTKDDEKTIRAGREIAYQLMELGVEEGDVIQIDAETGRISKLGTVKEEEGLFFKRKVNLPSGPVLKIKEFTYTVTLHDLDVANARGNIFGLLFSSGAEISDDIREKVDEMVKKWIEDGKATLVPGVLFIDEVHMLDIEAFSFLARAMESELAPILILATNRGRTKIRGTDLEAPHGIPIDMLDRLLIINTEPYKRDEIREIVKIRAREEKIDISEEAIEYLAELGEKTSLRYAVQLLAPASVLARGGRVEREHVEKAKEYFADLRRSIEFVEKLEGMLQ